One window of the Nicotiana tabacum cultivar K326 chromosome 4, ASM71507v2, whole genome shotgun sequence genome contains the following:
- the LOC107765414 gene encoding WAT1-related protein At3g18200 isoform X2, producing MAERSNSTSIDKESVSTRNNKREGHFDNSDSVTKKLRNDTLEEPKAEISVQNDSKNGSELYFEIEADVAEDKGSRHTMEDASVVLPDASLEFPGKLRCAHFAIYDGHGGRLAAEYAQKHLHANVLSAGLPRELLDVKAAKKAIHEGFRRTDESLLQESAKGGWQDGAAAVCAWVLGSKVFVANIGDAKAILARSSPADGSNNSSDGSTPIKAIVLTREHKAIYPQERARIQKAGGSVSSNGRLQARLEVSRAFGDRQFKKVFGPSDAVDFVQKLLKLCYAGFHIVSRLALNIGVSKIVYPVYRNIIALLLLGPFAYFLEKKERPPLTFSLLVQFFLLALIGITANQGFYILGLYYASPTFASAMQNSVPAITFIMASILSLERVHFMRRDGMAKILGTIASVGGATIITLYKGPPLLRGSNSSAEDMAASHEKMLNWTWGCVYLLGHCLSWAGWMVLQAPIVKQYPAKLSLTSFTCFFGLIQFSVIAAFTERDPTRWKIHSGEEVYLILYAGIVSSGIVLSLQTWCIQKGGPVYVATFQPVQTVLVAVMAFVVLGDQLYSGGILGGLLIVVGLYLVLWGKNEEKRIVNKHTEEATLTKHLLASSSEESSVGADVC from the exons ATGGCGGAACGTTCCAATTCAACATCAATTGATAAAGAGAGTGTCAGTACCAGAAATAacaaacgcgaaggccattttgATAACTCCGATTCCGTGACCAAGAAGTTGAGAAATGACACGCTAGAGGAGCCGAAGGCTGAAATCTCCGTCCAAAACGACTCGAAAAATGGAAGTGAATTATATTTTGAAATAGAAGCTGATGTTGCTGAGGATAAGGGTTCAAGGCATACCATGGAGGACGCTTCCGTTGTTCTTCCTGATGCTAGCCTCGAATTTCCCGGGAAATTGAG ATGTGCTCATTTTGCAATATACGATGGACATGGAGGTCGATTAGCTGCTGAGTATGCCCAGAAGCATTTACATGCCAATGTTCTATCTGCAGGCTTACCACGTGAGTTG TTGGATGTTAAAGCAGCCAAAAAGGCGATACATGAGG GATTTAGGAGAACCGACGAGTCTCTTCTTCAGGAAAGCGCCAAAG GTGGTTGGCAAGATGGTGCTGCTGCAGTATGTGCTTGGGTATTAGGCTCCAAA GTGTTTGTTGCTAATATTGGAGACGCCAAGGCAATTTTAGCTCGGTCATCTCCGGCTGACGGTTCAAACAACAGTTCTGATGGATCAACTCCAATAAAGGCCATAGTCTTGACCAGGGAACACAAGGCTATATATCCACAAGAACGTGCGCGCATCCAAAAA GCTGGGGGATCTGTCAGTTCTAATGGACGACTACAAGCGCGCCTTGAAGTTTCCAGAGCTTTCGGAGATCGACAGTTCAAGAAG GTTTTTGGGCCAAGTGATGCTGTTGATTTTGTTCAGAAGCTACTAAAG CTCTGTTATGCAGGATTTCACATAGTTTCAAGACTTGCACTCAATATTGGTGTCAGCAAAATAGTGTATCCAGTTTATAGAAACATCATTGCTTTGCTTTTGTTAGGACCCTTTGCTTATTTCTTGGAAAA GAAAGAAAGACCACCCCTCACATTTTCTCTACTGGTTCAGTTTTTCCTTCTTGCATTAATAGG AATCACAGCAAACCAAGGATTTTATATATTAGGGTTGTATTATGCATCCCCTACCTTTGCTTCAGCAATGCAAAACTCAGTTCCTGCTATTACTTTTATCATGGCTTCTATTCTAAG CCTAGAAAGAGTACATTTTATGAGGAGAGATGGCATGGCAAAAATTCTGGGAACCATAGCAAGTGTTGGAGGTGCCACCATTATTACCCTTTACAAAGGCCCTCCACTATTAAGAGGAAGCAATTCTTCTGCAGAAGATATGGCTGCTTCTCATGAGAAAATGTTGAATTGGACATGGGGTTGTGTTTATTTGCTTGGTCATTGTTTATCATGGGCTGGTTGGATGGTGCTTCAG GCTCCTATTGTGAAGCAGTACCCAGCCAAGCTCTCACTTACCTCATTCACTTGCTTCTTTGGATTAATTCAGTTCTCAGTTATAGCAGCTTTTACAGAAAGGGATCCAACACGTTGGAAGATCCATTCTGGAGAGGaggtttatctgattttatatgcT GGTATTGTCTCTTCTGGAATAGTATTATCTCTTCAGACTTGGTGCATTCAGAAAGGAGGACCAGTGTATGTTGCCACCTTCCAGCCTGTGCAAACTGTATTAGTTGCTGTCATGGCTTTTGTAGTTCTTGGTGATCAGTTGTACTCTGGAGG GATACTTGGCGGACTTCTGATTGTGGTTGGACTTTACCTAGTGTTGTGGGGTAAAAATGAAGAGAAAAGAATTGTCAACAAACATACTGAAGAGGCAACATTGACAAAACATCTTCTTGCTTCCAGCAGCGAGGAATCCTCGGTTGGAGCTGACGTTTGCTAA
- the LOC107765414 gene encoding WAT1-related protein At3g18200 isoform X3: MPRSIYMPMFYLQAYHLDVKAAKKAIHEGFRRTDESLLQESAKGGWQDGAAAVCAWVLGSKVFVANIGDAKAILARSSPADGSNNSSDGSTPIKAIVLTREHKAIYPQERARIQKAGGSVSSNGRLQARLEVSRAFGDRQFKKVGVIATPDVHSFDLTERDHFIILGCDGLWGVFGPSDAVDFVQKLLKLCYAGFHIVSRLALNIGVSKIVYPVYRNIIALLLLGPFAYFLEKKERPPLTFSLLVQFFLLALIGITANQGFYILGLYYASPTFASAMQNSVPAITFIMASILSLERVHFMRRDGMAKILGTIASVGGATIITLYKGPPLLRGSNSSAEDMAASHEKMLNWTWGCVYLLGHCLSWAGWMVLQAPIVKQYPAKLSLTSFTCFFGLIQFSVIAAFTERDPTRWKIHSGEEVYLILYAGIVSSGIVLSLQTWCIQKGGPVYVATFQPVQTVLVAVMAFVVLGDQLYSGGILGGLLIVVGLYLVLWGKNEEKRIVNKHTEEATLTKHLLASSSEESSVGADVC, encoded by the exons ATGCCCAGAAGCATTTACATGCCAATGTTCTATCTGCAGGCTTACCAC TTGGATGTTAAAGCAGCCAAAAAGGCGATACATGAGG GATTTAGGAGAACCGACGAGTCTCTTCTTCAGGAAAGCGCCAAAG GTGGTTGGCAAGATGGTGCTGCTGCAGTATGTGCTTGGGTATTAGGCTCCAAA GTGTTTGTTGCTAATATTGGAGACGCCAAGGCAATTTTAGCTCGGTCATCTCCGGCTGACGGTTCAAACAACAGTTCTGATGGATCAACTCCAATAAAGGCCATAGTCTTGACCAGGGAACACAAGGCTATATATCCACAAGAACGTGCGCGCATCCAAAAA GCTGGGGGATCTGTCAGTTCTAATGGACGACTACAAGCGCGCCTTGAAGTTTCCAGAGCTTTCGGAGATCGACAGTTCAAGAAG GTTGGTGTTATTGCAACTCCAGATGTTCATTCATTTGACCTTACTGAGAGAGACCACTTCATCATTCTTGGCTGTGATGGCTTGTGGGGG GTTTTTGGGCCAAGTGATGCTGTTGATTTTGTTCAGAAGCTACTAAAG CTCTGTTATGCAGGATTTCACATAGTTTCAAGACTTGCACTCAATATTGGTGTCAGCAAAATAGTGTATCCAGTTTATAGAAACATCATTGCTTTGCTTTTGTTAGGACCCTTTGCTTATTTCTTGGAAAA GAAAGAAAGACCACCCCTCACATTTTCTCTACTGGTTCAGTTTTTCCTTCTTGCATTAATAGG AATCACAGCAAACCAAGGATTTTATATATTAGGGTTGTATTATGCATCCCCTACCTTTGCTTCAGCAATGCAAAACTCAGTTCCTGCTATTACTTTTATCATGGCTTCTATTCTAAG CCTAGAAAGAGTACATTTTATGAGGAGAGATGGCATGGCAAAAATTCTGGGAACCATAGCAAGTGTTGGAGGTGCCACCATTATTACCCTTTACAAAGGCCCTCCACTATTAAGAGGAAGCAATTCTTCTGCAGAAGATATGGCTGCTTCTCATGAGAAAATGTTGAATTGGACATGGGGTTGTGTTTATTTGCTTGGTCATTGTTTATCATGGGCTGGTTGGATGGTGCTTCAG GCTCCTATTGTGAAGCAGTACCCAGCCAAGCTCTCACTTACCTCATTCACTTGCTTCTTTGGATTAATTCAGTTCTCAGTTATAGCAGCTTTTACAGAAAGGGATCCAACACGTTGGAAGATCCATTCTGGAGAGGaggtttatctgattttatatgcT GGTATTGTCTCTTCTGGAATAGTATTATCTCTTCAGACTTGGTGCATTCAGAAAGGAGGACCAGTGTATGTTGCCACCTTCCAGCCTGTGCAAACTGTATTAGTTGCTGTCATGGCTTTTGTAGTTCTTGGTGATCAGTTGTACTCTGGAGG GATACTTGGCGGACTTCTGATTGTGGTTGGACTTTACCTAGTGTTGTGGGGTAAAAATGAAGAGAAAAGAATTGTCAACAAACATACTGAAGAGGCAACATTGACAAAACATCTTCTTGCTTCCAGCAGCGAGGAATCCTCGGTTGGAGCTGACGTTTGCTAA
- the LOC107765414 gene encoding WAT1-related protein At3g18200 isoform X1, whose translation MAERSNSTSIDKESVSTRNNKREGHFDNSDSVTKKLRNDTLEEPKAEISVQNDSKNGSELYFEIEADVAEDKGSRHTMEDASVVLPDASLEFPGKLRCAHFAIYDGHGGRLAAEYAQKHLHANVLSAGLPRELLDVKAAKKAIHEGFRRTDESLLQESAKGGWQDGAAAVCAWVLGSKVFVANIGDAKAILARSSPADGSNNSSDGSTPIKAIVLTREHKAIYPQERARIQKAGGSVSSNGRLQARLEVSRAFGDRQFKKVGVIATPDVHSFDLTERDHFIILGCDGLWGVFGPSDAVDFVQKLLKLCYAGFHIVSRLALNIGVSKIVYPVYRNIIALLLLGPFAYFLEKKERPPLTFSLLVQFFLLALIGITANQGFYILGLYYASPTFASAMQNSVPAITFIMASILSLERVHFMRRDGMAKILGTIASVGGATIITLYKGPPLLRGSNSSAEDMAASHEKMLNWTWGCVYLLGHCLSWAGWMVLQAPIVKQYPAKLSLTSFTCFFGLIQFSVIAAFTERDPTRWKIHSGEEVYLILYAGIVSSGIVLSLQTWCIQKGGPVYVATFQPVQTVLVAVMAFVVLGDQLYSGGILGGLLIVVGLYLVLWGKNEEKRIVNKHTEEATLTKHLLASSSEESSVGADVC comes from the exons ATGGCGGAACGTTCCAATTCAACATCAATTGATAAAGAGAGTGTCAGTACCAGAAATAacaaacgcgaaggccattttgATAACTCCGATTCCGTGACCAAGAAGTTGAGAAATGACACGCTAGAGGAGCCGAAGGCTGAAATCTCCGTCCAAAACGACTCGAAAAATGGAAGTGAATTATATTTTGAAATAGAAGCTGATGTTGCTGAGGATAAGGGTTCAAGGCATACCATGGAGGACGCTTCCGTTGTTCTTCCTGATGCTAGCCTCGAATTTCCCGGGAAATTGAG ATGTGCTCATTTTGCAATATACGATGGACATGGAGGTCGATTAGCTGCTGAGTATGCCCAGAAGCATTTACATGCCAATGTTCTATCTGCAGGCTTACCACGTGAGTTG TTGGATGTTAAAGCAGCCAAAAAGGCGATACATGAGG GATTTAGGAGAACCGACGAGTCTCTTCTTCAGGAAAGCGCCAAAG GTGGTTGGCAAGATGGTGCTGCTGCAGTATGTGCTTGGGTATTAGGCTCCAAA GTGTTTGTTGCTAATATTGGAGACGCCAAGGCAATTTTAGCTCGGTCATCTCCGGCTGACGGTTCAAACAACAGTTCTGATGGATCAACTCCAATAAAGGCCATAGTCTTGACCAGGGAACACAAGGCTATATATCCACAAGAACGTGCGCGCATCCAAAAA GCTGGGGGATCTGTCAGTTCTAATGGACGACTACAAGCGCGCCTTGAAGTTTCCAGAGCTTTCGGAGATCGACAGTTCAAGAAG GTTGGTGTTATTGCAACTCCAGATGTTCATTCATTTGACCTTACTGAGAGAGACCACTTCATCATTCTTGGCTGTGATGGCTTGTGGGGG GTTTTTGGGCCAAGTGATGCTGTTGATTTTGTTCAGAAGCTACTAAAG CTCTGTTATGCAGGATTTCACATAGTTTCAAGACTTGCACTCAATATTGGTGTCAGCAAAATAGTGTATCCAGTTTATAGAAACATCATTGCTTTGCTTTTGTTAGGACCCTTTGCTTATTTCTTGGAAAA GAAAGAAAGACCACCCCTCACATTTTCTCTACTGGTTCAGTTTTTCCTTCTTGCATTAATAGG AATCACAGCAAACCAAGGATTTTATATATTAGGGTTGTATTATGCATCCCCTACCTTTGCTTCAGCAATGCAAAACTCAGTTCCTGCTATTACTTTTATCATGGCTTCTATTCTAAG CCTAGAAAGAGTACATTTTATGAGGAGAGATGGCATGGCAAAAATTCTGGGAACCATAGCAAGTGTTGGAGGTGCCACCATTATTACCCTTTACAAAGGCCCTCCACTATTAAGAGGAAGCAATTCTTCTGCAGAAGATATGGCTGCTTCTCATGAGAAAATGTTGAATTGGACATGGGGTTGTGTTTATTTGCTTGGTCATTGTTTATCATGGGCTGGTTGGATGGTGCTTCAG GCTCCTATTGTGAAGCAGTACCCAGCCAAGCTCTCACTTACCTCATTCACTTGCTTCTTTGGATTAATTCAGTTCTCAGTTATAGCAGCTTTTACAGAAAGGGATCCAACACGTTGGAAGATCCATTCTGGAGAGGaggtttatctgattttatatgcT GGTATTGTCTCTTCTGGAATAGTATTATCTCTTCAGACTTGGTGCATTCAGAAAGGAGGACCAGTGTATGTTGCCACCTTCCAGCCTGTGCAAACTGTATTAGTTGCTGTCATGGCTTTTGTAGTTCTTGGTGATCAGTTGTACTCTGGAGG GATACTTGGCGGACTTCTGATTGTGGTTGGACTTTACCTAGTGTTGTGGGGTAAAAATGAAGAGAAAAGAATTGTCAACAAACATACTGAAGAGGCAACATTGACAAAACATCTTCTTGCTTCCAGCAGCGAGGAATCCTCGGTTGGAGCTGACGTTTGCTAA